One Nicotiana sylvestris chromosome 12, ASM39365v2, whole genome shotgun sequence genomic window carries:
- the LOC104239751 gene encoding PRA1 family protein A1-like isoform X2 — protein MDWGNVSTQDLIEALREVEWSSPPRPPSEFFSRFTFPRSYTKWNSRLKCNLYYYRTNYFIMIVVILALGFLRGPLAIVAALLTALSIAFLNDSFAGTFSEKVTRTVRQFSPHLAAKMRPPLTPVIRGRPSAKRAIFICGRPRWVFVFVFSIVSFFLWFVSCGLLTVLWALGIGLLGLLI, from the exons ATGGATTGGGGCAACGTGAGCACACAAGATCTAATTGAGGCTCTACGCGAAGTCGAGTGGTCATCTCCGCCACGTCCGCCCTCTGAATTCTTCTCTCGATTCACTTTCCCTCGATCTTATACCAAATGGAACAGTCGCCTCAAGTGTAATCTCTACTA ttaCAGGACGAATTACTTTATTATGATTGTGGTTATTCTTG CATTGGGGTTTCTAAGGGGGCCACTTGCAATTGTTGCTGCCCTTTTGACAGCGCTTAGTATTGCTTTTCTAAATGACAG TTTTGCAGGTACTTTTAGTGAAAAGGTGACAAGAACTGTCAGGCAGTTTTCACCTCATTTAGCTGCAAAAATGAGGCCTCCACTCAC GCCTGTTATTCGAGGGCGGCCATCCGCTAAAAGAGCAATATTCATTTGTGGGAGGCCTCGTTGGGTGTTTGTCTTTGTATTTTCTATAG TGAGTTTCTTCCTCTGGTTTGTTTCCTGTGGCCTCTTAACCGTCTTATGGGCACTTGGTATAGGCCTCCTTG GACTCCTAATCTGA
- the LOC104239751 gene encoding PRA1 family protein A1-like isoform X1, with translation MDWGNVSTQDLIEALREVEWSSPPRPPSEFFSRFTFPRSYTKWNSRLKCNLYYYRTNYFIMIVVILALGFLRGPLAIVAALLTALSIAFLNDSFAGTFSEKVTRTVRQFSPHLAAKMRPPLTPVIRGRPSAKRAIFICGRPRWVFVFVFSIVSFFLWFVSCGLLTVLWALGIGLLATLVHASFRTPNLKARLNTFREEFRAVWRNYSEL, from the exons ATGGATTGGGGCAACGTGAGCACACAAGATCTAATTGAGGCTCTACGCGAAGTCGAGTGGTCATCTCCGCCACGTCCGCCCTCTGAATTCTTCTCTCGATTCACTTTCCCTCGATCTTATACCAAATGGAACAGTCGCCTCAAGTGTAATCTCTACTA ttaCAGGACGAATTACTTTATTATGATTGTGGTTATTCTTG CATTGGGGTTTCTAAGGGGGCCACTTGCAATTGTTGCTGCCCTTTTGACAGCGCTTAGTATTGCTTTTCTAAATGACAG TTTTGCAGGTACTTTTAGTGAAAAGGTGACAAGAACTGTCAGGCAGTTTTCACCTCATTTAGCTGCAAAAATGAGGCCTCCACTCAC GCCTGTTATTCGAGGGCGGCCATCCGCTAAAAGAGCAATATTCATTTGTGGGAGGCCTCGTTGGGTGTTTGTCTTTGTATTTTCTATAG TGAGTTTCTTCCTCTGGTTTGTTTCCTGTGGCCTCTTAACCGTCTTATGGGCACTTGGTATAGGCCTCCTTG ccACTCTTGTTCATGCAAGCTTCAGGACTCCTAATCTGAAGGCTCGTCTCAATACATTTCGTGAAGAATTCCGAGCTGTCTGGCGCAACTATAGTGAGCTGTAG